In Ruminococcaceae bacterium BL-6, a genomic segment contains:
- a CDS encoding protein of unknown function (Evidence 5 : Unknown function) encodes MLQRESFKIAGFYQSDGSGPYRSKDRKGGLRENMADFIRKNLRRKAGAEKGNITLLFAATLVLLIFFIGVSLDLGMIYMERNELIDLCQVIREDRFTYQDTIRFAENPGLTSYRIISDTMADNGFDGTVKVYFSEREPESNYRYYRIRTKLSVKYSYSFLRLFGLNSATVSAFVDGGETYGEGINDVVWYPQMPVSRYNGSYTGTGAGGYGGYVYDASDLPADW; translated from the coding sequence ATGCTGCAAAGGGAAAGCTTCAAGATTGCCGGTTTTTATCAGTCAGACGGAAGCGGCCCGTATCGCAGCAAAGACAGGAAGGGAGGACTGCGGGAAAACATGGCGGATTTCATCAGGAAAAACCTCCGGCGGAAAGCGGGGGCGGAAAAGGGAAACATCACGCTGCTCTTTGCCGCGACCCTTGTTTTGTTGATTTTTTTCATCGGCGTTTCCCTGGATCTGGGGATGATCTACATGGAACGAAACGAGCTGATCGATTTATGCCAGGTGATCCGCGAGGACCGGTTTACCTACCAGGATACGATCCGGTTTGCGGAAAATCCGGGGCTCACCAGCTACCGGATTATCTCGGACACCATGGCGGACAACGGTTTTGACGGAACGGTGAAGGTCTATTTTTCCGAGCGGGAACCGGAATCCAACTATCGGTACTATCGAATCAGGACAAAGCTGAGCGTGAAATATTCCTATTCCTTTCTGCGGCTGTTCGGCCTGAATTCCGCCACCGTTTCGGCGTTCGTCGACGGCGGAGAGACGTATGGGGAAGGAATCAACGATGTGGTCTGGTATCCTCAGATGCCAGTCTCAAGGTATAACGGGTCCTATACCGGAACGGGCGCGGGCGGATATGGCGGATATGTCTATGATGCTTCCGACCTTCCGGCAGACTGGTAA
- a CDS encoding TadE family protein, with protein sequence MKSFWRSERGQGLVEFALVLPIFLAIVFFIIDAGWVTSQKTAFDQGYMYSSWEISAGQIGDSDPLETSPSRAVYTGARVSDALMETMRGSNLWGVLPENVSISNAEAVFYNEEEVYKVPGRTAGDAVPALNRTRYMNLSADIRYDIYPLTVFGQLIFGDHITMEKEIQCTRVVASQHRSE encoded by the coding sequence ATGAAATCATTTTGGCGCAGCGAGCGGGGACAGGGGCTTGTGGAATTTGCACTGGTCCTCCCGATTTTTCTTGCGATCGTATTTTTCATCATCGACGCCGGCTGGGTGACGAGTCAGAAAACGGCGTTTGATCAGGGGTATATGTATTCCAGCTGGGAAATATCCGCGGGGCAGATCGGGGATTCGGATCCGTTGGAAACGTCGCCCTCCCGCGCGGTTTATACCGGGGCCAGGGTGTCGGACGCCCTGATGGAAACGATGCGCGGCAGCAACCTGTGGGGCGTGCTGCCGGAAAACGTGTCGATTTCCAACGCGGAAGCGGTCTTCTATAACGAGGAAGAGGTCTACAAGGTGCCGGGCCGTACGGCCGGGGATGCCGTGCCGGCGCTCAACCGGACGCGCTATATGAACCTTTCGGCGGATATCAGGTACGACATTTACCCTCTTACCGTTTTCGGGCAGCTTATTTTCGGCGATCACATTACAATGGAAAAAGAAATTCAATGTACGCGGGTGGTCGCTTCCCAGCATCGGTCGGAGTAA
- a CDS encoding TadE-like protein → MSGLLQRWRKSEQGQSVVEFAVVLPVLILLFTVPIDFFRYINTRTLLCSAASESISQISYGSVQNNTLGADAMRLMQKTYGDRVDVGRVRISADSGSVEKKDYTYYVYSSDKANADPDDYWSQFDQRPSSYQCVDVRLQFSYDLTPVTIWGSLFFGDTFSVKTPIYTRSVYAGGYTP, encoded by the coding sequence GTGAGCGGCCTTTTGCAGAGATGGCGGAAATCGGAGCAGGGACAGTCGGTCGTGGAATTTGCCGTTGTGCTGCCGGTTTTAATCCTTTTGTTTACCGTTCCCATCGATTTTTTTCGGTACATCAACACAAGGACGCTGCTGTGCAGCGCGGCGAGCGAGAGCATCAGCCAGATCAGCTACGGCTCCGTGCAGAACAACACCCTGGGCGCCGATGCGATGCGGCTGATGCAGAAAACCTATGGGGACCGCGTGGACGTGGGCCGCGTGAGGATATCGGCCGATTCCGGAAGCGTGGAAAAGAAGGACTATACGTATTACGTCTATTCCAGCGATAAGGCCAATGCGGACCCCGACGATTATTGGAGCCAGTTCGACCAGCGGCCGTCGAGCTATCAGTGCGTCGACGTCCGGCTTCAGTTCTCTTATGACCTGACGCCCGTTACCATCTGGGGCTCGCTGTTTTTTGGCGATACCTTTTCCGTCAAGACGCCGATTTATACCCGCAGCGTATATGCGGGCGGCTACACGCCATGA
- a CDS encoding protein of unknown function (Evidence 5 : Unknown function): MENHLENDTGSAGSGIRQNPFSELLSISLKDELNEKLQKSFGGYSKKSVGQYVSSMRSNLQRIQQQMERQINDLLAEKASVSQECTVLREQLKETEASLQKVQDQIVNQKYYEESREASEQELQKFRAENQRLSEMLADYEQTCEQKKRVEALLVEKENEIVRLNESLSRYQKECEELRSRTARLEQAAETASRNPDKTELSNLRREKEMADEQCRKLAQQLKESRRVILEKSRGLEASRAALEKERESISLRQQQADDTQETKCRQMAQRLKEGQDALEKKKEELEAARNALEQEKEAFSLRQRQADDAQETRHRQVAQQLEEARSVLEKKRELEAACAAFRQEKEAFSLRQQDNDARETKHRQMAQQLKEAKSILEKKGQELEAARTALRQEKEAFSLRQQQADAREAELKNGRAQLEQEHQELEGQCAQLAEDRNKNEAAWRELKEEISKNRIVAGQLEKEHQAIKQENESLRARLDEKEKQLTEMKNKLEGQSETARVLSEKINSFYEHFSQDAERIKSLEKMNSEKEMLVKHYQQAEKKAVLSHHENERARQANAALRETVQQLMQQMEIQSESVELFLQRSMKERSSMKQAVSDQAALKLKNITLMEQVNSLLAQMDQLRAENERLKAVEEQRKTRSFPFPAEKKVTPLEKTEAADDAEEEDKASELEKCGRAYRRAKELVQELEQQTENIG, translated from the coding sequence GTGGAGAATCATTTGGAGAACGACACGGGTTCTGCCGGAAGCGGCATCCGTCAGAACCCCTTTTCAGAACTGCTGTCCATCAGCCTGAAGGATGAGCTGAATGAAAAACTTCAGAAATCTTTCGGCGGCTATTCCAAAAAAAGCGTGGGGCAATACGTTTCGTCCATGCGCAGTAATTTACAGAGGATTCAGCAGCAGATGGAACGGCAGATCAACGATCTGCTGGCGGAAAAAGCCAGTGTTTCTCAGGAATGCACCGTCCTGCGCGAGCAGCTGAAGGAAACGGAGGCCAGCCTGCAGAAGGTGCAGGACCAGATTGTCAATCAGAAATATTATGAAGAATCCAGAGAGGCCTCCGAACAGGAACTGCAAAAATTCCGTGCGGAAAACCAAAGGCTTTCTGAAATGCTGGCGGATTATGAACAGACTTGCGAGCAGAAAAAACGGGTCGAAGCCCTGCTTGTGGAAAAAGAGAACGAGATCGTCAGGCTGAATGAGTCGCTCAGCCGTTATCAGAAAGAGTGTGAGGAGCTGCGCAGCAGGACCGCACGGCTGGAGCAGGCCGCAGAGACGGCATCCAGGAATCCCGATAAAACGGAACTGTCAAACCTTCGGCGTGAAAAGGAAATGGCGGACGAGCAGTGCCGCAAATTGGCACAGCAGCTGAAGGAAAGCAGAAGGGTCATCCTCGAAAAGAGCCGCGGGCTGGAAGCCTCCCGCGCGGCGCTTGAAAAGGAAAGGGAATCCATCTCGCTCCGGCAGCAGCAGGCTGACGATACGCAGGAAACGAAGTGCCGGCAGATGGCGCAGCGGCTGAAAGAGGGGCAAGATGCTCTGGAGAAGAAGAAGGAGGAGCTGGAAGCCGCCCGCAACGCACTCGAGCAGGAGAAAGAGGCGTTTTCGCTCCGGCAGCGGCAGGCTGATGATGCGCAGGAAACAAGACACCGGCAGGTGGCACAGCAGTTGGAAGAGGCGAGAAGCGTTCTGGAGAAGAAAAGGGAGCTGGAAGCCGCCTGCGCCGCATTCCGGCAGGAAAAAGAAGCGTTTTCGCTCCGGCAGCAGGACAACGATGCGCGGGAGACGAAGCACCGGCAGATGGCACAGCAGCTGAAAGAGGCCAAAAGCATTCTGGAGAAGAAGGGACAGGAGCTGGAAGCCGCCCGCACCGCCCTCCGGCAGGAAAAAGAAGCCTTTTCGCTGCGGCAGCAGCAGGCGGATGCAAGGGAAGCGGAGCTGAAAAACGGGAGGGCCCAGCTGGAGCAGGAACATCAGGAGTTAGAAGGGCAGTGCGCACAGCTTGCCGAAGACCGGAATAAAAATGAAGCCGCATGGAGGGAACTGAAAGAGGAAATCTCGAAAAACCGGATCGTTGCCGGGCAGCTGGAAAAAGAACATCAGGCAATCAAGCAGGAAAATGAGAGTCTGCGCGCGCGCCTGGATGAAAAAGAGAAGCAGTTGACCGAAATGAAAAACAAGCTGGAGGGGCAAAGTGAAACCGCGCGGGTTCTCTCTGAAAAAATAAATTCTTTTTACGAACATTTTTCACAGGATGCGGAACGGATCAAAAGCCTGGAGAAAATGAATTCCGAAAAAGAGATGCTCGTCAAACATTATCAGCAGGCAGAGAAAAAAGCCGTTCTGAGCCATCATGAAAACGAACGGGCCAGGCAGGCCAACGCGGCTTTGCGCGAAACGGTGCAGCAGCTGATGCAGCAGATGGAAATCCAGTCCGAAAGCGTGGAGCTGTTTCTTCAGCGCTCTATGAAAGAACGCAGCTCGATGAAACAGGCGGTCAGCGATCAGGCCGCGCTGAAGCTGAAAAACATCACGCTGATGGAGCAGGTCAACAGCCTGCTGGCCCAGATGGATCAGCTCAGGGCCGAAAACGAGCGCCTGAAGGCCGTGGAAGAACAGCGCAAAACCCGCAGCTTCCCTTTCCCGGCTGAAAAAAAAGTGACGCCGCTGGAAAAGACGGAGGCCGCGGATGACGCGGAAGAGGAGGACAAAGCTTCCGAACTGGAGAAATGCGGCAGGGCCTATCGGCGGGCAAAAGAGCTGGTGCAGGAGCTGGAACAGCAGACGGAAAATATCGGCTGA
- a CDS encoding conserved protein of unknown function (Evidence 4 : Unknown function but conserved in other organisms): MSCVIYDPEGKLRVRTEVADTFVKRLRGLMFRRRLPAGRALLLLPCGSVHTCFMRFAIDVVYLNRQHGVIGKETLPPWRMGHFFKGTKFVLELNAGEAAAVAPGSRLTMDGYPRGWK, translated from the coding sequence ATGAGCTGCGTGATATACGATCCGGAAGGAAAGCTGCGGGTCAGAACAGAGGTTGCGGACACGTTCGTAAAACGGCTCCGGGGGCTGATGTTCCGCAGGCGGCTCCCCGCCGGAAGGGCCCTGCTGCTTTTGCCGTGCGGCAGTGTGCATACCTGCTTTATGCGCTTTGCCATCGACGTTGTCTACCTGAATCGGCAGCACGGGGTCATCGGGAAAGAAACCCTGCCCCCTTGGCGGATGGGACACTTTTTCAAAGGAACGAAATTCGTTTTGGAGCTGAATGCCGGTGAGGCCGCCGCCGTTGCCCCCGGATCGCGTTTGACCATGGATGGGTACCCGCGCGGGTGGAAATGA
- a CDS encoding Type II/IV secretion system protein TadC, associated with Flp pilus assembly — protein sequence MLGIRKGSFFLVRRNFISKIRRFLFLKQGRDKAVKRMIFLGALCGAVLTYCLFVLCLDLLFAKKIGLRKRLKEISELNRADLYEAPPGASFSERIVKPLVYRLVEMFTIFIPRNTASQERLSQQLKQAGMRVDARTYRASVLLFTVICVLLGVGCGILMRAKALSVFLFGILGLYAGVVLSRFSLRSKITRRKNEMYHQLPEMLDLLSVSVSAGLGFDQALAYVVRKSEGALFQELDVAQREIALGRPRKEALLGLAERCDNLEMRTFVSAVLQADEMGSSMQNILQVQADTIRQSHKQQVEEKAQKLSIKMLFPLIFCIFPVMLIVLMGPAVLSILKAFGSGM from the coding sequence ATGCTCGGAATCCGGAAAGGATCTTTTTTCCTTGTTCGGCGCAATTTTATCTCGAAAATCCGTCGTTTTTTATTTCTCAAACAAGGCCGAGATAAGGCGGTGAAAAGGATGATTTTTTTAGGCGCGTTGTGCGGGGCCGTGCTGACATATTGCCTGTTCGTTCTGTGCCTGGATCTTCTGTTCGCAAAAAAGATAGGCCTGCGGAAGCGGCTGAAAGAAATCAGCGAACTGAACCGGGCAGACCTGTATGAAGCGCCCCCCGGCGCAAGCTTCAGCGAACGGATTGTAAAGCCGCTCGTCTACCGCCTGGTCGAGATGTTTACCATTTTTATTCCCCGGAACACGGCGTCGCAGGAGCGGCTGTCCCAGCAGCTCAAGCAGGCGGGTATGCGGGTGGATGCAAGAACCTACCGCGCGTCGGTGCTGCTGTTTACCGTGATCTGTGTCCTTTTGGGGGTCGGCTGCGGAATTCTGATGAGGGCCAAGGCTTTGTCGGTTTTTCTTTTCGGTATTTTGGGCCTGTATGCGGGCGTCGTGCTCAGCCGTTTTTCCCTCAGGTCCAAAATCACGCGGCGCAAGAACGAAATGTATCACCAGCTCCCCGAAATGCTTGACCTTTTGAGCGTCAGCGTTTCCGCCGGCCTCGGCTTCGATCAGGCTCTGGCATATGTGGTCAGGAAAAGCGAGGGGGCCCTGTTTCAGGAACTGGACGTCGCGCAGAGGGAAATCGCGTTGGGGCGTCCGCGCAAAGAAGCCCTGCTCGGCCTTGCCGAGCGGTGCGACAATCTGGAGATGCGGACATTTGTAAGCGCCGTTTTACAGGCGGACGAAATGGGCTCTTCCATGCAGAACATCCTGCAGGTGCAGGCGGATACCATTCGGCAGTCCCATAAACAGCAGGTGGAGGAGAAGGCGCAGAAGCTGTCCATCAAAATGCTTTTTCCGCTGATTTTCTGCATTTTCCCGGTCATGCTGATCGTCCTGATGGGGCCGGCGGTCCTTTCTATCCTCAAAGCGTTCGGGAGCGGGATGTGA
- a CDS encoding Flp pilus assembly protein TadB: MKWILPLSAAVLCYCVAVMVLSRLWKRRIAVEARLNSIRTDRVRQKSGSAGKKSRLSFLHISQSMKADMNLAGIQLTPEEFVLLWIFIAFAPAALSSAVWPSMLRSVILVLTGVALPQIYLKIKISKRRALFERQLGDALMVLSNALRAGFSFQQALANAAEDLADPIGGEFRTACRELKLGMDVESTLSKVADRMASNDLRLITTAVVVQQQVGGNLSEILDTISQTIRDRLAIKRSIKTLTAQGRISGKIIGGIPMILLLMISMINPTYMTPLFETAVGKLMLAFGLVMECVGFLVIGKIVNLKF; encoded by the coding sequence ATGAAGTGGATTTTGCCGCTTTCGGCCGCGGTCCTTTGCTACTGTGTCGCCGTGATGGTGCTTTCCCGCCTCTGGAAGAGAAGGATCGCAGTCGAGGCCCGTCTGAACAGCATACGCACGGACCGCGTCAGGCAGAAATCGGGGAGCGCCGGGAAAAAGTCCCGCCTGAGCTTCCTGCATATCTCACAGAGCATGAAAGCGGACATGAATCTGGCGGGGATTCAGCTGACGCCGGAGGAATTCGTGCTTCTCTGGATTTTCATCGCGTTTGCGCCCGCGGCTTTGAGCAGCGCCGTCTGGCCCAGCATGCTGCGCAGCGTGATCCTTGTTCTGACGGGGGTCGCTTTGCCGCAGATCTATCTGAAAATAAAGATCAGCAAGCGGCGCGCGCTGTTTGAACGCCAGCTCGGGGATGCGCTGATGGTGCTTTCCAACGCGCTGAGGGCCGGCTTCTCGTTTCAGCAGGCGCTTGCCAATGCGGCCGAAGACCTTGCGGACCCCATCGGCGGGGAGTTCAGGACGGCCTGCCGCGAGCTGAAACTGGGCATGGATGTGGAAAGCACCCTTTCAAAGGTGGCCGACCGCATGGCGAGCAACGACCTGCGCCTGATTACAACGGCGGTGGTCGTGCAGCAGCAGGTCGGCGGAAACCTGTCGGAAATTCTGGATACGATCTCGCAGACCATACGCGATCGTCTGGCAATCAAGCGGTCCATCAAAACGCTGACGGCACAGGGGCGGATTTCGGGGAAAATCATCGGGGGGATCCCGATGATCCTGTTGCTGATGATCTCCATGATCAACCCGACCTATATGACGCCCCTTTTTGAAACGGCGGTCGGCAAGCTGATGCTGGCCTTCGGCCTTGTGATGGAGTGCGTGGGCTTTCTCGTCATCGGGAAAATCGTCAATTTGAAATTTTAA
- a CDS encoding Type II/IV secretion system ATP hydrolase TadA/VirB11/CpaF, TadA subfamily: MENWISKLEQTKDPAASSKPAVYGDYAVRIDKKYDELKETVHKEVVGEYNAKVAEGGGTGDVAEAVRELIHQSIARQSQPLTRMEEGKIAQEIYDDVMGLGPLEPLLRDSSISEIMVNGPKQIYIERFGKLELTGAYFRDDAHVLNVINRIVSSVGRRCDESTPMVDARLKDGSRVNAVIPPVALKGPCITIRKFSTAPLKIADLIGYGTLSGQMANFLEAAVRGRCNIIVSGGTGSGKTTLLNVLSGYISGDERIVTIEDAAELQLEQAHVVTMESRPSNIEGKGVISIRDLVRNSLRMRPDRIIVGEVRSGEALDMLQAMNTGHDGSLTTVHANSPRDVISRLETMVMMSGFELPVRAIREQISSAIDLIVHQSRLRDGSRKIVNVSEVVGMEGDIVTIQDIFVFQQDIARNNGKVAGEFVPTGIHPKIVKKIRENGVLCKDEWFLQKGGRAG, from the coding sequence GTGGAAAACTGGATTTCTAAGCTGGAGCAGACAAAAGATCCCGCCGCTTCGTCCAAGCCGGCGGTGTATGGGGATTATGCCGTCCGCATTGACAAAAAATATGACGAGCTGAAAGAAACGGTACATAAAGAGGTCGTCGGAGAATACAACGCCAAGGTTGCGGAGGGCGGCGGCACCGGCGATGTCGCAGAGGCGGTCAGGGAGCTGATCCATCAGTCCATCGCCCGCCAGAGCCAGCCCCTCACCCGGATGGAGGAGGGGAAGATCGCTCAGGAAATCTATGACGACGTCATGGGGCTCGGCCCCCTGGAGCCGCTTTTGCGCGACAGCTCCATTTCCGAGATCATGGTCAACGGCCCGAAGCAGATTTATATTGAGCGGTTCGGAAAGCTCGAGCTGACAGGCGCTTATTTCCGTGACGACGCGCATGTGCTGAACGTCATCAACCGCATTGTCTCCTCCGTCGGCAGACGGTGCGACGAGTCCACCCCCATGGTGGACGCCAGACTGAAGGACGGCTCCCGTGTCAACGCGGTGATTCCTCCGGTCGCGCTCAAAGGCCCCTGCATCACCATCCGGAAATTTTCCACCGCTCCGCTGAAAATCGCGGATCTGATCGGCTACGGAACACTGTCCGGGCAGATGGCGAATTTTCTGGAAGCCGCGGTCAGGGGGCGCTGCAACATCATTGTTTCCGGCGGCACGGGCTCCGGCAAGACGACGCTGCTGAACGTTCTGTCCGGATATATTTCGGGCGACGAGCGCATCGTGACGATCGAGGATGCGGCGGAGCTGCAGCTGGAGCAGGCGCATGTGGTGACGATGGAGAGCCGCCCCAGCAATATCGAGGGCAAGGGGGTCATCTCGATCCGCGACCTGGTGCGAAATTCCCTGCGTATGCGCCCCGACCGGATTATTGTCGGCGAGGTGCGTTCCGGGGAGGCGCTTGACATGCTGCAGGCCATGAACACCGGCCATGACGGGTCGCTGACCACGGTTCACGCCAATTCGCCGCGCGACGTCATTTCGCGCCTTGAAACCATGGTCATGATGTCGGGGTTTGAATTGCCGGTGCGGGCCATCCGCGAGCAGATCAGCTCGGCGATCGATCTGATTGTTCACCAGTCCCGCCTGCGCGACGGCAGCCGCAAAATCGTGAACGTGTCCGAGGTGGTCGGTATGGAGGGCGATATTGTGACGATTCAGGACATTTTCGTCTTTCAGCAGGATATCGCCAGGAACAACGGCAAGGTCGCCGGGGAATTTGTGCCGACGGGGATTCACCCCAAGATCGTGAAAAAGATTCGCGAAAACGGCGTGTTGTGCAAGGATGAATGGTTTTTGCAGAAAGGAGGGAGAGCAGGATGA
- a CDS encoding Pilus assembly protein CpaE, producing the protein MKIKVLLLGKKEACTQVQLALRDEDISVAGSVSDENRVLDEISRTQPNLILVTEASPMALRACHQIYLLRPRCVPVMIADPGDHETAQKAMQAGIHYILPPGMDPIGFMTELKSIASNESNRIAAMENAGTSSNKSKVILVFGVKDGIGKSTLAVNLAVKLAEKKNKVVLLDYDLQFGDVAALLGQEPKNTILELIQEQSNPNADVIRQFLTLHVSGVSFLPAPHSPEYANMITAVQAERIVSALRVYYDYVLIDAASGFDDISAACIDCASIVLFVTGRDIPSIRNTKKGLSVLQALASTEKIRLVVGRCSETAGREIREEDISRVLEIPVWRTIPYDERSAVAAANQGIPLVLENGKSKICRAIAGMADDINQQWEKAPPAAGERPAKFRFGREKRR; encoded by the coding sequence ATGAAGATCAAGGTATTGCTGCTGGGGAAAAAGGAAGCCTGCACTCAGGTTCAGCTGGCACTGCGGGATGAGGATATCTCGGTGGCGGGAAGCGTTTCCGATGAAAACCGTGTTCTGGATGAGATCAGCCGAACACAGCCGAATCTGATTCTTGTGACGGAAGCTTCGCCGATGGCGCTGCGGGCCTGCCACCAGATTTATCTGCTGCGCCCCCGCTGCGTTCCCGTGATGATCGCGGACCCCGGGGATCACGAGACGGCTCAGAAGGCCATGCAGGCGGGCATCCATTATATCCTTCCCCCCGGGATGGACCCGATCGGTTTCATGACGGAGCTCAAGAGCATTGCCAGCAATGAAAGCAACCGCATCGCGGCGATGGAAAACGCCGGGACATCCTCAAACAAATCGAAAGTCATTCTGGTGTTCGGGGTGAAAGACGGGATCGGGAAATCGACGCTGGCGGTCAACCTGGCGGTGAAGCTCGCCGAAAAAAAGAATAAGGTCGTGCTGCTCGATTACGACCTTCAGTTCGGCGACGTGGCCGCCCTGCTGGGGCAGGAGCCGAAAAATACGATTCTGGAGCTGATTCAGGAGCAGAGCAACCCGAATGCGGATGTGATCCGCCAGTTCCTGACCCTGCATGTCTCGGGCGTCAGCTTTCTGCCGGCGCCGCACAGCCCCGAGTACGCGAACATGATCACCGCGGTGCAGGCCGAGCGCATCGTGTCCGCGCTGCGCGTCTATTATGATTATGTACTGATCGACGCCGCCTCGGGGTTCGACGACATTTCGGCGGCCTGTATCGACTGCGCGTCGATCGTGCTGTTTGTGACGGGCAGGGACATTCCCTCCATCCGCAATACGAAAAAAGGGCTTTCCGTGCTGCAGGCGTTGGCGAGCACCGAAAAGATCAGGCTGGTAGTCGGAAGGTGCAGCGAAACGGCCGGCCGGGAAATCCGTGAGGAAGATATTTCGCGCGTGCTGGAAATTCCGGTGTGGCGCACCATCCCGTATGACGAGCGCTCGGCCGTGGCGGCTGCGAACCAGGGAATTCCTCTGGTGCTTGAAAACGGGAAGAGCAAAATCTGCAGGGCGATCGCGGGTATGGCGGACGACATCAACCAACAGTGGGAGAAGGCGCCGCCCGCCGCGGGAGAGAGACCTGCAAAATTCAGGTTCGGCAGGGAAAAGAGGCGTTGA
- a CDS encoding Pilus assembly protein CpaB, translating into MFAGSDLFLPRQRQGKKQKTNSASYLEMLSGRIILCTSVLKYKREGRRKTRFYSDVKERSRNLKKIQMIALLAALIMFFCFYRILFSNSGSAGEGNSGLSARPVSAKAVVAVQDIAPYTTLTKDMVELREIAVDSEGAGYYKNVNDVVGKVATAGIFKDEMLTGKRIADSGSPSAGLALRLEKGKRAVTIEVDTEQAVANTIKVGNYVDVIYVANADGKTAGSFFDSALGAQNPANGQILHGAMGTDYSAIVMQKIKVISLNDKFYSAPNDPATGNSYGSITLEATPEQAAQLALMDKSKGRLVFTLRPQADDGSVNQPRGFILKNVK; encoded by the coding sequence ATGTTTGCGGGTTCGGATTTGTTTCTCCCCCGCCAAAGGCAGGGGAAGAAACAAAAAACAAATTCCGCATCGTATCTGGAAATGCTGTCGGGAAGAATCATCCTTTGCACATCCGTTTTGAAATACAAGAGGGAAGGCCGCCGGAAAACCCGGTTTTATTCAGACGTGAAAGAGAGGTCCCGGAATTTGAAAAAGATTCAAATGATTGCATTGCTGGCAGCGCTCATCATGTTTTTTTGCTTTTATCGGATCCTGTTTTCGAACAGCGGGAGCGCCGGAGAGGGGAACAGCGGACTTTCCGCCAGGCCGGTTTCGGCAAAGGCGGTTGTGGCCGTTCAGGATATTGCGCCCTACACGACGCTGACAAAGGACATGGTGGAGCTGCGCGAAATCGCGGTGGATTCCGAGGGCGCCGGGTATTATAAGAATGTAAATGACGTGGTCGGCAAGGTCGCCACCGCCGGCATTTTCAAGGATGAGATGCTGACCGGGAAACGGATCGCCGATTCCGGCAGCCCCTCGGCCGGACTGGCCCTTCGGCTTGAGAAGGGCAAGCGTGCCGTCACGATTGAGGTCGATACCGAGCAGGCGGTGGCAAACACGATCAAGGTCGGCAATTATGTGGACGTGATCTATGTTGCCAATGCGGACGGCAAGACGGCGGGCTCGTTTTTCGACAGCGCGCTGGGCGCGCAGAATCCGGCCAACGGGCAGATCCTGCACGGCGCGATGGGGACGGACTATTCCGCTATTGTCATGCAGAAAATCAAGGTCATTTCTCTGAACGACAAATTTTATTCTGCACCGAACGACCCTGCCACGGGGAACAGCTATGGAAGCATCACGCTGGAAGCGACCCCCGAACAGGCGGCCCAGCTTGCCTTGATGGACAAAAGCAAAGGCCGGCTTGTCTTTACCCTCCGTCCGCAGGCTGACGACGGCAGCGTCAATCAGCCCCGCGGCTTTATCCTGAAAAATGTGAAATGA
- a CDS encoding Pilus assembly protein Flp/PilA: MSKLWKEFASEESGQGMVEYGLIIALIAVVLIVALTSMSGSLNDTFTKIKDKLDGANTQAP, translated from the coding sequence ATGTCTAAGTTGTGGAAGGAATTCGCCTCTGAAGAAAGCGGCCAGGGAATGGTTGAGTACGGCCTGATCATTGCCTTGATCGCGGTCGTTCTGATTGTTGCACTGACCAGCATGTCCGGCTCTTTAAATGACACCTTTACCAAGATCAAAGACAAGCTTGATGGCGCTAACACTCAAGCGCCGTGA
- a CDS encoding conserved protein of unknown function (Evidence 4 : Unknown function but conserved in other organisms): MHLLESCRGLQSENGQSMVEYALILVVFVIGGLIVFSNGVSVSVTQMFDRIAASVEGAVSSMPP; this comes from the coding sequence ATGCATTTGTTGGAAAGCTGCCGGGGTCTGCAGTCCGAAAACGGGCAGTCCATGGTGGAATACGCGCTGATTCTCGTTGTGTTTGTCATAGGCGGACTGATCGTGTTTTCCAATGGCGTTTCGGTCAGCGTGACACAGATGTTCGACCGGATCGCGGCATCCGTGGAAGGCGCCGTTTCGTCGATGCCCCCGTGA